A section of the Leptospira terpstrae serovar Hualin str. LT 11-33 = ATCC 700639 genome encodes:
- the rplF gene encoding 50S ribosomal protein L6 has translation MSRVGKSIIKLPAKVEVKAEAEALTIKGPLGELKTPLYEGVSANVENGELVFTRKSEDQKTVALHGLVRSLAMNCVKGVTTGWEKNLEITGVGYRAQKRGKDLVMALGYSHEVVFPEPTGIKIDVADQLKIKVSGIDRQLVGQVAADIRSKRPPEPYKGKGIKYQNEYIRRKAGKTGKK, from the coding sequence ATGTCTCGAGTTGGAAAAAGTATTATCAAATTGCCTGCAAAGGTAGAAGTGAAAGCAGAAGCTGAGGCTCTTACGATTAAAGGGCCTTTAGGGGAATTAAAAACTCCGCTTTACGAAGGTGTCAGCGCAAATGTTGAAAACGGCGAGTTGGTTTTTACTCGAAAAAGTGAAGACCAAAAGACAGTGGCTCTCCACGGTCTCGTTCGTTCTCTTGCGATGAACTGCGTAAAAGGTGTCACTACTGGTTGGGAAAAAAACTTAGAAATCACAGGGGTTGGTTATCGTGCACAAAAACGCGGTAAAGATCTAGTGATGGCTCTTGGTTATTCACACGAAGTGGTTTTCCCTGAACCTACAGGTATCAAAATTGATGTCGCAGATCAGCTAAAAATCAAAGTATCGGGAATTGACCGACAACTGGTTGGACAAGTTGCGGCTGACATTCGTTCTAAAAGACCTCCTGAACCGTATAAAGGGAAAGGGATCAAATATCAGAACGAATACATCCGTAGAAAGGCCGGAAAGACCGGTAAGAAGTAG
- the rpsS gene encoding 30S ribosomal protein S19 encodes MARSLKKGPFIDDHLMKKITKLNSEGKKTPFKSWSRRSTIYPDMIGHTVMIHNGKAFVPVYVNENMIGHKLGEFAPTRTFKGHGGDKKVAKK; translated from the coding sequence ATGGCTAGAAGCTTAAAAAAAGGTCCGTTTATTGACGACCACCTCATGAAAAAAATCACCAAGTTAAACTCTGAAGGGAAAAAAACTCCCTTCAAGTCTTGGTCCAGAAGAAGTACCATTTATCCGGACATGATCGGTCACACGGTAATGATCCATAACGGCAAAGCGTTTGTTCCTGTATATGTAAACGAAAACATGATCGGTCACAAACTCGGTGAATTTGCTCCCACTAGAACCTTCAAAGGTCACGGTGGAGACAAAAAAGTAGCGAAGAAATAG
- the rpsH gene encoding 30S ribosomal protein S8 has translation MSLSDPIADMLTRIRNAQQAKHELCVIPGSKIKKSILDLLKEEGFVDDVQTVKNGSFDDFQVKLKYDTEKKPVIRMIERVSTPGRRVYIQSGEIRPFRNNIGTLILSTSKGVMTGKRARKLRVGGEVLCKVF, from the coding sequence ATGAGTCTTTCAGATCCAATCGCAGATATGCTAACAAGAATCAGAAACGCACAACAAGCTAAACATGAGCTTTGTGTGATTCCTGGTAGCAAAATCAAAAAATCCATCCTAGATCTTCTCAAAGAAGAAGGTTTTGTAGATGATGTTCAAACTGTAAAAAATGGAAGTTTTGATGACTTCCAAGTGAAATTAAAATACGACACGGAAAAGAAACCGGTAATTCGTATGATCGAGAGAGTATCCACTCCAGGTCGTCGAGTTTACATCCAATCCGGAGAAATCAGACCGTTCCGAAATAACATCGGAACACTCATCCTTTCGACTTCGAAAGGGGTGATGACTGGAAAACGTGCTCGAAAACTCAGAGTAGGAGGGGAAGTTCTCTGTAAGGTATTCTAG
- the rplX gene encoding 50S ribosomal protein L24, whose protein sequence is MAAKLAYRGSEPTKFKKTKIKKDDEVLVISGKEKGKKGKVLAIDKRKDRVYIEGVNKRKRFVRPTQENPQGGAIEIEFPIHISNVMFHDTKAENKAKPKKKIKAVRLGFAKKDGKSVRVTRPEGKEV, encoded by the coding sequence ATGGCAGCTAAATTAGCATATAGAGGCTCCGAGCCCACTAAATTCAAAAAAACGAAAATCAAAAAGGACGATGAAGTTCTTGTGATTTCCGGAAAAGAGAAAGGGAAAAAAGGGAAAGTTCTCGCTATCGATAAACGCAAAGACCGCGTTTATATCGAAGGTGTGAACAAAAGAAAGAGATTCGTAAGACCAACCCAAGAGAACCCTCAAGGTGGTGCGATCGAAATCGAATTCCCAATCCATATCTCCAATGTGATGTTTCACGACACAAAAGCAGAGAACAAAGCGAAGCCTAAGAAGAAAATTAAGGCTGTACGCTTGGGCTTTGCCAAGAAGGATGGTAAATCCGTACGAGTGACTCGACCTGAAGGGAAAGAAGTATAA
- the secY gene encoding preprotein translocase subunit SecY, which yields MFQTIANIFRIPELRSKILFTIGMLLLFRMGTHVTIPGINSLIVTGITADPSEGFLGMVDLFAGGALLKFSIFALGIMPYISSSIIMQLVMVLIPSLQKMQKEGEEGRKKIQQYTKYGTLILCAIQSLAVIQLANSWSTGSGTAQAKYPGLINPSVEGYFLPIAMLSITTGTVLLIWLGEQITERGIGNGISLIIFAGIIGRMPEALIAMFTSDTSDALSILILIIIFIVLISLTVILTQGVRRVPLNYGKQMVGRKMVQARSQSIPFKVNSANVMPIIFASSLILFPQTIVQWLSSKGGQWAGWAVIMDYFNPFSQIWYHALFYYVIYTSLIIFFAYFYTAIQFNPQELADNLKKYGGFIPGVRPGSQTKDMIEKILNRITLPGALFLAGLALAPYLIIKFLNLGSNTGGGTLVYTFGGTSLLIMVGVALETLKQIEAQLLMRNYEGFMKKTKIKGRV from the coding sequence ATGTTTCAAACCATCGCTAACATCTTTCGAATCCCGGAATTAAGATCTAAAATCCTATTTACGATCGGTATGTTGTTACTTTTTAGAATGGGAACTCACGTAACCATTCCTGGTATCAATAGTTTGATCGTAACGGGCATTACTGCCGATCCGAGTGAAGGTTTCCTCGGAATGGTGGATTTGTTTGCAGGTGGTGCTCTTCTCAAATTTTCTATTTTTGCACTTGGGATTATGCCTTATATCTCTTCCTCCATCATTATGCAATTAGTTATGGTTCTCATTCCTAGTTTGCAAAAAATGCAAAAGGAAGGAGAAGAAGGCAGAAAAAAAATCCAACAGTACACTAAGTATGGAACCCTCATCCTTTGTGCAATCCAGTCACTTGCGGTGATCCAATTGGCAAATTCTTGGTCTACTGGATCAGGAACGGCCCAAGCAAAGTATCCTGGTCTAATCAATCCATCCGTGGAAGGTTACTTTTTACCGATTGCGATGTTATCCATCACTACGGGAACCGTACTTCTTATTTGGCTTGGGGAACAGATTACGGAACGTGGAATTGGAAACGGAATCTCTCTCATTATTTTTGCAGGGATTATTGGCCGTATGCCGGAAGCGCTCATTGCCATGTTCACTTCCGATACTTCAGATGCTCTTAGCATTCTTATCCTGATCATCATTTTTATTGTTCTCATCTCACTCACAGTGATTTTAACCCAAGGGGTTCGCCGGGTTCCGTTAAATTATGGAAAACAAATGGTGGGTAGAAAGATGGTTCAGGCTCGTAGCCAGTCCATTCCTTTTAAAGTAAACAGTGCCAATGTAATGCCAATTATCTTTGCATCCTCTTTGATTTTATTTCCACAAACAATTGTTCAGTGGTTATCATCTAAGGGTGGTCAGTGGGCAGGTTGGGCAGTGATTATGGACTATTTTAATCCATTTTCACAAATTTGGTATCATGCCCTTTTTTACTATGTGATTTATACATCTCTAATCATTTTCTTTGCGTATTTTTATACAGCGATTCAGTTCAATCCACAGGAACTAGCTGATAACTTGAAAAAATATGGTGGGTTCATTCCAGGAGTTCGTCCAGGAAGCCAAACAAAAGATATGATTGAGAAAATCTTGAATCGAATCACCCTACCGGGTGCTCTTTTCCTTGCTGGTCTTGCTCTTGCTCCGTATCTCATCATTAAGTTTTTAAACCTCGGTTCTAACACCGGTGGGGGAACCTTAGTGTATACTTTCGGAGGAACTTCTCTTCTCATTATGGTGGGTGTGGCTCTGGAAACTTTAAAACAAATCGAAGCCCAACTCCTTATGAGAAATTACGAAGGATTCATGAAGAAGACTAAAATCAAGGGAAGAGTGTAA
- the rplV gene encoding 50S ribosomal protein L22, which produces MEAKAVGKHLRISARKARLVADEVRGYDYKEAIDILRFTNKAASSMIINLLNSAVANAIQMNESLDPSSLYVKKIYVDDGPIMKRFRPRARGRASRIRKRLSHITVVVSEIEKKVS; this is translated from the coding sequence ATGGAAGCAAAAGCAGTAGGAAAACACCTCAGAATTTCTGCCAGAAAAGCTCGCCTGGTTGCTGATGAAGTTCGTGGATACGATTACAAGGAAGCGATTGATATTTTGCGTTTTACAAACAAAGCAGCAAGTTCAATGATCATCAACCTTTTGAACTCGGCAGTGGCGAACGCCATCCAAATGAATGAAAGTTTGGATCCAAGTTCACTCTACGTTAAAAAAATCTATGTGGATGACGGCCCTATCATGAAACGTTTCCGCCCAAGAGCGCGAGGACGTGCTTCTAGGATCCGTAAACGTTTGAGCCACATCACTGTTGTAGTATCTGAAATCGAAAAGAAGGTTAGTTAA
- the rplB gene encoding 50S ribosomal protein L2, giving the protein MGIRKLKPTTQSSRFYSVLDFKEITEVVPYKPLTANFSYKAGRDNKGRIAVRRKGGRNKRKFRIIDFKRNKFGIPATVKTIEYDPNRSAFIALICYADGEYRYILAPNGLKVGDKIESGPNAEIKLGNTLPLDKIPAGTNVHNIELHIGKGGQIARTAGSFAVISAKDGDYVSLKLPSSEIRKVRKECLATIGELSNKDHNLVIIGKAGRNRWLGKRPKVRGVVMNPVDHPLGGGEGRTSGGRHPVTPWGKPTKGFKTRKTRPSDRFIVQRRKKNRNR; this is encoded by the coding sequence ATGGGAATTAGAAAACTTAAACCCACTACGCAATCTAGCCGCTTCTACTCGGTTCTAGATTTCAAAGAAATCACAGAAGTGGTTCCTTACAAACCGCTTACAGCTAACTTTTCTTATAAAGCTGGACGCGACAACAAGGGGCGAATTGCTGTTAGACGCAAAGGTGGACGTAACAAAAGAAAGTTCCGTATCATCGATTTCAAACGTAATAAATTTGGAATCCCTGCAACTGTAAAAACAATCGAGTATGATCCAAACCGTTCTGCGTTTATTGCACTTATTTGTTACGCTGATGGGGAATACCGATACATTTTAGCACCAAACGGACTGAAAGTTGGGGACAAAATTGAATCAGGACCCAATGCAGAGATCAAACTTGGAAATACACTTCCTTTAGATAAAATCCCTGCAGGAACAAACGTTCACAACATTGAACTACATATCGGAAAAGGCGGTCAAATCGCACGCACAGCAGGATCTTTTGCTGTGATCTCCGCTAAAGATGGTGACTATGTATCTCTTAAACTTCCTTCTTCGGAAATCCGTAAGGTTCGTAAAGAGTGCTTAGCAACGATCGGAGAACTTTCCAACAAGGACCATAATTTGGTCATTATCGGAAAGGCGGGTCGTAACCGTTGGTTAGGAAAAAGACCGAAAGTAAGAGGGGTCGTTATGAACCCTGTGGACCACCCACTCGGTGGTGGTGAAGGTAGAACTTCCGGAGGTCGTCACCCAGTGACTCCTTGGGGTAAACCTACGAAAGGATTTAAAACACGTAAGACGAGACCGTCTGACCGTTTTATTGTCCAAAGACGTAAGAAAAACAGGAATAGGTAG
- the rplE gene encoding 50S ribosomal protein L5: MVPRLKSKYEKEIRPTLQKSLGFQSVMRVPKLEKIVINVGMGEAHTNPKAMEACLLEIGQITGQRPVKTFAKKSIAGFKVREGMVLGCKVTLRGHHMYEFLDRFINVALPRVRDFRGVNPKGFDGRGNYNLSVREQIIFPEIHFDKINTIYGINITFVTNTEVDKEAFELFQAFGMPYRSAGK, translated from the coding sequence ATGGTACCTAGGCTTAAATCAAAATACGAGAAGGAAATCCGTCCTACACTCCAAAAGTCACTCGGCTTTCAAAGTGTAATGCGAGTTCCCAAACTGGAAAAAATCGTAATCAACGTTGGTATGGGCGAAGCTCACACCAACCCAAAAGCGATGGAAGCTTGTTTGTTAGAAATCGGCCAAATTACTGGCCAAAGACCGGTAAAAACTTTCGCTAAGAAGTCCATTGCGGGTTTCAAAGTGAGAGAGGGAATGGTGCTTGGTTGCAAAGTTACCCTCCGTGGTCATCATATGTATGAGTTCCTTGACAGATTCATTAACGTGGCTCTTCCACGGGTTCGTGACTTTCGCGGTGTAAACCCCAAAGGTTTCGATGGTCGAGGAAATTACAATCTGTCCGTAAGAGAACAGATCATCTTCCCTGAGATTCATTTTGATAAAATCAATACGATCTACGGGATCAATATCACTTTCGTAACGAACACGGAAGTGGACAAAGAAGCGTTCGAATTATTCCAAGCCTTCGGTATGCCTTACCGTTCGGCAGGTAAGTAG
- the rpsE gene encoding 30S ribosomal protein S5, producing the protein MLEEETKEFTEKVVKIDRVAKVVKGGRRFSFNALSVVGDSKGKVGIGFGKANEVPDAIRKSIESAKKNLKSIHYIGHTVPHDVVGQFKSARVILKPASPGTGIIAGASVRSVLERAGIQDVLTKSWGSSNPMNIVKATMDALQQLETPSMAVKRRGVSLKHLFGQDL; encoded by the coding sequence ATGTTAGAAGAAGAAACAAAAGAATTTACTGAGAAGGTCGTTAAAATCGACCGAGTTGCCAAAGTAGTGAAGGGGGGACGTCGTTTCTCCTTCAACGCACTTTCAGTTGTTGGTGACTCTAAAGGAAAAGTAGGAATTGGATTTGGAAAGGCGAATGAAGTTCCAGATGCAATCCGAAAGTCCATTGAATCGGCAAAAAAGAATTTAAAATCCATTCACTATATCGGTCATACCGTTCCTCATGATGTTGTGGGACAGTTCAAATCCGCTCGAGTGATTTTGAAGCCAGCTTCTCCGGGAACGGGGATCATCGCCGGAGCTTCTGTTCGTTCCGTTTTGGAAAGAGCAGGAATCCAAGATGTTTTGACTAAGTCATGGGGTTCTTCAAACCCGATGAACATTGTGAAAGCGACTATGGATGCATTACAACAGTTGGAAACACCGTCAATGGCGGTAAAACGACGTGGTGTCAGCCTCAAACACTTGTTTGGGCAAGATCTATAA
- the rplR gene encoding 50S ribosomal protein L18: MINKTAKNTKRLRRAERVRYKLRSTSERPRLVFNKTNRYLTAQIIDDAKGVTLVYATTLEKDFPKHENSKKSKSAATELGKVVADKAKKAGVSQVVLDRSGMVYHGRIAAFADSAREGGLEF, from the coding sequence ATGATCAACAAGACAGCTAAAAATACGAAAAGATTGAGACGAGCGGAACGAGTTAGATACAAACTCCGCTCTACATCGGAAAGACCTCGGTTGGTTTTCAACAAAACAAACCGTTACCTCACGGCGCAAATCATTGATGATGCGAAAGGTGTAACACTTGTTTATGCAACCACTTTAGAGAAAGATTTTCCGAAACATGAAAATTCAAAGAAGAGTAAATCGGCAGCGACCGAACTCGGTAAAGTAGTCGCTGATAAGGCGAAAAAAGCAGGAGTTTCCCAAGTGGTTCTCGACCGTTCTGGAATGGTTTACCATGGAAGAATTGCCGCTTTTGCTGATTCTGCCCGCGAAGGTGGATTGGAGTTCTAA
- the rpmC gene encoding 50S ribosomal protein L29: MKDDFKSLSPEDLKKEILSSSEEVRKARFQFGVTRSLENPKLIRNHKKRIAQALTVLREKELTAKGKLKQIAPKAGSAPKVAKTSKGKKK, from the coding sequence ATGAAAGACGATTTTAAGTCACTTTCTCCAGAAGATTTGAAGAAAGAAATTCTCTCCTCTTCCGAAGAAGTTAGAAAAGCAAGATTCCAGTTTGGTGTTACAAGATCTCTTGAGAACCCTAAACTAATCCGCAATCATAAGAAGAGAATTGCCCAAGCATTGACTGTCCTTCGTGAGAAGGAATTAACAGCAAAAGGCAAACTCAAACAAATCGCACCAAAGGCTGGTTCGGCTCCGAAAGTTGCTAAAACTAGCAAAGGTAAGAAGAAGTAG
- the rplP gene encoding 50S ribosomal protein L16 yields MLAPKRVKFRKRQRGRLKGKDERGSYVAFGEYGLKAISSGRITARQIEAARITINRQVKRGGKLWIRIFPHLPITKKPAETRMGKGKGNPEFWIAEIRPGRVLFEMAGIDEETARKALHLAAFKLPVETSFVKRNVL; encoded by the coding sequence ATGTTAGCACCTAAACGAGTAAAATTTAGAAAACGCCAAAGAGGGCGCTTGAAAGGTAAGGACGAAAGAGGTTCTTACGTTGCGTTCGGAGAATATGGTTTAAAAGCTATTTCTTCCGGTCGTATTACAGCGCGTCAAATCGAAGCTGCAAGGATTACTATCAACCGCCAAGTGAAACGAGGTGGGAAATTGTGGATCCGTATCTTCCCTCATCTTCCTATCACTAAAAAACCTGCCGAAACTCGTATGGGTAAAGGTAAAGGTAACCCGGAATTCTGGATTGCAGAGATCCGTCCTGGCCGCGTTCTTTTTGAGATGGCGGGTATTGATGAAGAAACAGCAAGAAAAGCTCTTCATTTAGCAGCCTTCAAACTGCCAGTGGAAACTTCATTTGTAAAGAGGAACGTTCTATGA
- the rplO gene encoding 50S ribosomal protein L15 — translation MAQDRIEQGRGFGAKRPKKSTSLGNKNLVPVPEGATTSPKRVGQGPGSGMGKTSTRGSKGQRARASSMKRGFEGGQMPLHKRLPKRGFTNIFSVEFQPVNLISLAKAGLSGEVTPAILKAKSLIKSEVGPIKLLGTGEVTQAITITVDAFSASAKEKIEKAGGKVIIREKKKEEKKTR, via the coding sequence ATGGCACAAGACAGAATTGAACAAGGTCGTGGATTCGGTGCAAAACGTCCGAAAAAATCCACATCTCTAGGAAACAAAAACTTGGTTCCCGTTCCGGAAGGTGCAACAACCTCTCCGAAACGTGTGGGACAAGGTCCAGGATCCGGGATGGGAAAAACTTCCACTCGTGGTTCCAAAGGACAAAGAGCTCGTGCATCTTCCATGAAACGCGGTTTCGAAGGTGGACAGATGCCTCTCCACAAACGTTTGCCAAAACGTGGTTTTACTAATATTTTCTCTGTGGAATTCCAACCAGTCAATTTGATCTCCTTAGCGAAAGCGGGTCTTTCTGGGGAAGTAACTCCTGCCATTCTCAAAGCCAAGAGTTTGATTAAGTCCGAAGTAGGACCTATCAAGTTACTCGGTACTGGAGAAGTGACCCAAGCCATTACCATTACGGTAGATGCTTTTTCTGCCTCTGCAAAAGAGAAAATTGAAAAAGCGGGTGGAAAAGTCATCATTAGAGAAAAGAAAAAAGAAGAGAAAAAAACTAGATAA
- the rpsQ gene encoding 30S ribosomal protein S17, whose product MEDKNSKKSLTIQGVVVSDSMDKTVVIEIITRKVHPRFKKIMTRTSRVKVHDEKNECQVGDRVIAVETRPLSKQKHHKLVKVIEKAKLV is encoded by the coding sequence ATGGAAGATAAAAACTCTAAAAAGTCTTTAACCATTCAGGGTGTAGTTGTGAGCGATTCTATGGATAAAACCGTAGTGATCGAAATCATCACAAGAAAAGTGCACCCACGGTTTAAGAAGATTATGACCCGTACTTCCCGCGTGAAGGTTCACGATGAGAAGAACGAGTGTCAAGTTGGTGATCGAGTCATCGCTGTGGAAACAAGACCACTTTCTAAACAGAAACACCATAAACTTGTAAAGGTAATTGAGAAGGCTAAATTAGTATGA
- the rplN gene encoding 50S ribosomal protein L14, protein MIQQETILQVADNSGVKKVMCVKVLGGSKKRYATLGDEIIVAVKEAQPAYGLRDGQGKKVHNKAVQRAVVVRTKKEVRRPDGTYIRFDDNAVAIIDDKGNPKGTRIFGPVARELRDKKYMKIISLAPEVL, encoded by the coding sequence ATGATCCAACAAGAAACTATTTTACAAGTAGCCGATAACTCGGGTGTGAAAAAAGTCATGTGCGTAAAAGTGCTTGGCGGTTCCAAAAAACGCTACGCAACGCTTGGTGACGAAATCATCGTCGCTGTTAAGGAAGCACAACCTGCATACGGTCTTCGTGACGGGCAAGGGAAGAAAGTGCATAACAAAGCGGTTCAAAGAGCTGTTGTTGTGAGAACGAAAAAAGAAGTTCGTCGTCCAGACGGAACTTACATTCGTTTCGATGACAATGCCGTTGCCATCATTGATGACAAAGGGAATCCAAAAGGAACCAGGATCTTCGGACCTGTTGCCCGTGAACTTCGCGATAAAAAATACATGAAAATTATATCTCTCGCGCCGGAGGTTCTCTAG
- a CDS encoding adenylate kinase: MKRLIFMGPPGAGKGTQADIIKEKYQIPQISTGDILRAAVKNGTPMGIEAKKYMDAGDLVPDAVVIGIIRDRLVESDCANGFILDGFPRTVEQAKALSEILKELRMELDSVVNLDVPDEELVKRLLGRAIKEGRSDDNEETIKNRLHTYNTKTLPLIDFYKGSGILRQINGLGSMEEITNTILKSIQ, from the coding sequence ATGAAGAGACTCATTTTTATGGGCCCTCCAGGTGCTGGAAAAGGGACCCAAGCTGATATCATCAAAGAGAAATACCAAATTCCTCAAATCTCTACTGGAGACATACTCCGAGCTGCCGTAAAAAACGGAACCCCTATGGGGATTGAAGCAAAAAAATATATGGACGCTGGAGACCTTGTTCCAGATGCTGTCGTTATAGGCATAATTCGCGACCGTTTGGTCGAATCTGATTGTGCGAATGGATTCATTCTGGATGGATTTCCTAGGACGGTGGAGCAAGCAAAGGCTCTCTCGGAAATCCTCAAAGAGCTCCGCATGGAGCTCGACTCCGTTGTCAACCTAGACGTTCCTGACGAAGAACTCGTCAAACGGTTGCTAGGTAGAGCGATCAAAGAAGGACGCTCGGATGACAACGAAGAGACCATCAAAAACCGTCTGCATACTTACAACACCAAGACGTTGCCCCTGATAGACTTTTATAAAGGCTCTGGGATCCTTCGGCAAATCAATGGTTTGGGAAGTATGGAAGAAATCACTAACACTATTTTAAAATCGATCCAGTAG
- the rpmD gene encoding 50S ribosomal protein L30 gives MEEVIVTQERSSIGIIPMHKKTLIALGLKKKGQSKKHKMTPQLKGMLRQVGYLLKVEKV, from the coding sequence ATGGAAGAAGTGATCGTAACGCAAGAAAGAAGTTCTATTGGCATCATTCCGATGCACAAAAAAACTCTCATTGCACTCGGCCTTAAAAAGAAAGGTCAATCCAAAAAACACAAAATGACTCCCCAATTGAAAGGGATGTTACGACAAGTAGGTTACTTGTTGAAAGTGGAAAAGGTATAA
- a CDS encoding type Z 30S ribosomal protein S14 — protein sequence MAKKSMMERHAKEQKFKVREYNRCPLCGRSRAYLRRFDMCRLCFRDLASKAQIPGVKKSSW from the coding sequence ATGGCGAAAAAATCAATGATGGAACGCCACGCCAAAGAGCAAAAATTCAAAGTGAGAGAGTACAATCGTTGCCCTCTTTGTGGTCGATCACGCGCTTATTTGCGCCGCTTTGATATGTGTCGTCTTTGCTTCCGGGACCTTGCTAGCAAGGCTCAGATCCCCGGTGTGAAAAAGTCCTCCTGGTAA
- the rpsC gene encoding 30S ribosomal protein S3, with amino-acid sequence MGQKVNPIGLRIGITRNWDSIWYSKQDYIKNLHEDIKIRRFLQKKFKNASVVKIIIERFPEKINVNLHTSKPGMVIGQKGQNIEAVKQELKKFADKPIGMNIIEVKKPEIIAQAIAETVALQIEQRMPFRRVMKAELRRAMRGGVEGVKIQISGRLNGADMARTEKYMEGRVPLHTLRAKIDFGFKEALTTFGQIGVKVWTYTGDYFPTNKEETDEDKYAVKRRTS; translated from the coding sequence ATGGGTCAGAAAGTAAATCCAATCGGACTACGAATCGGAATCACACGTAACTGGGATTCAATTTGGTATTCCAAACAAGATTACATTAAAAATCTTCACGAAGATATCAAGATCCGTAGATTCCTTCAGAAGAAATTTAAAAACGCATCCGTTGTTAAGATCATAATCGAAAGATTTCCTGAGAAAATCAACGTGAACCTCCATACTTCTAAACCAGGTATGGTGATTGGTCAAAAAGGCCAAAACATCGAAGCGGTAAAACAAGAACTTAAGAAGTTTGCTGATAAACCGATTGGGATGAACATTATCGAAGTGAAGAAACCGGAAATCATTGCGCAAGCAATTGCTGAAACGGTAGCTCTTCAAATCGAACAAAGGATGCCATTTCGTCGAGTGATGAAAGCGGAACTTCGTCGTGCGATGCGCGGTGGAGTGGAAGGTGTAAAAATTCAAATCTCCGGACGACTCAACGGGGCAGATATGGCAAGAACAGAAAAGTATATGGAAGGACGAGTTCCTCTTCATACTCTACGTGCCAAAATTGACTTTGGATTTAAAGAAGCCCTCACGACTTTCGGTCAGATCGGTGTGAAGGTATGGACTTATACTGGTGACTACTTCCCAACCAATAAGGAAGAGACCGATGAAGACAAATACGCTGTAAAACGTAGAACGAGTTAA